TCAGACAATAGTTCTGTAGATGGATATACCAATGTCGTAAATGACGATTCACAATGGAATTTGATTAAAACAACAAGTGGGACTTTGATAGATAACATAGATAAAGGGTTCTATTTACCATCAAAATATGATGACGGAAACCAATTTTTTGAATCCACATCTTACGGTGCCAAGTTTCAAAAACACAAATTATTTGGTTCAAAGCATTATACTGGTGAATATTTCGATTTAGATCATTATAATGACAGATTGAGATATCATAATATAGCATTGGAAACAAATTCGAAGttaaaacaaaagattaaattgaaaaaatcaatattacaaattcCAACTTTTAATGACTTTAAGAAAGATTttagatatataattgaaatgATTCAATCTCATGACATTAACTCTATTGCCGAAAGAAGGTTGAcatatttattagataaatttgaattatttcaaCATTTAAACGTTAAGTCagaaattcttcaaaataaacAAGTTCCTTATCGAGACTTTTATAATACAAGAAAAGTGGATAGaaatctattattatcgGGATGTATTTCacaaaaacaattaaatgaattcaTTTGGGATAAGCTAAACAGTGAACCTAATAGAATTgtctttaaaaataacttTAATGAACAATTTACCTTACAGGAAATATTTAGTATTGGCtgtaaagaaaatgaaaatccATTATCCTTAGGTTTGAAAATTATCgatgattattttttggaatGGTATAGAGACGTTTATCTTTTAACACttcatttattttccaatacaaatttcaatattagtCATTTGTCTAAACGATTCAAGCCACTTCATATAAGATACCTCTTATTGACTCATATATTCCtagaatttgataattttatgGAAGGAGAATATCTAgctgaattatttattaaaaatgtcATCCATATTTTAGAGAAAAACAAGTATCATTTGGCACAAATTTCTGTagattttcaattttatgaAAACAAAGAAATGATTAATGAGCTcgatgataaaaaatttattaatcatgaaaataattggtGGACAAAATTCTCTCATTGGGTATTAAGATGGAATTTAGTTTCTTATAACATCCGTTGGAATGTTCAATTATCAAGAAACTACACTAAGTTATTCAAGAAAAAGCTTGTTAACAACTTTCGAGactatttaaatttaatcttCAAGCCATTATTTTCTGAAAAGAACATAAATGATACTAAACTTCAGTTCTTTTTAAGTACAGTTTGTTCAATTGATTTGTTGGTTGAACATTCAGATGATTATATTTGGAAGGATTTTACTAGTTCGGATGTAAAACCAAAAGATTGGGTAGCGAATGGTGATAACCCTCCAATTGCATATTATATGTACTATGTATACGAGAATTTGGCAAGATTAAACCTACAGCGTTACTCCAGATTTCagaataatattgaattaagAAGTggttcttcttctttaaataatagaacATCCCAATTTGGTGaagatttatatttttcagatCATGTGGAAGCACTAGCTTGTAATATCTTACTATGTAATGGTGGTATGCTAAAAGCACATCCGGTTTGGAATGCTCCTCCATCAATACAATacttatattatttgttacaGATACCATTGGTTGCCTCCCCGTTATCTTCGGTCTCCTTAAAATACAATCAACCACTGCGTTTAGaagataattatttatattccaATATGGAAGATCTTAATGAAGTAGGGGTTGAAAATGAGAATTTTGAAGCTATAGAAAGTAGTTTGACCTATTCCCCAAAAATGAAAAGTAGAGGTTATAAGGACTCTGCTACAAGAGACATTACGTCTACTGAACAAAGTTCTTATAGCAAAAACCCTTTCATGAAAATGTTTCAAATTGGTATGCAAGTTGGCTTGTCTTGTAAATCAGTATTAGACAATAGTTCATATACTCAAGAACCAATAATGGAAGAGTATAGTGTTGCAGCAAGTATATACTTGTTAAATGCAGCAGATTTATGTGAGTTATCGAGAACAAGTGTAATTTGTAGTGGCTTTGATGGTTGGTATAAAAGACATTGGATTGGCGTTTCAATTAATAGTACAAGGTTTTTGGACCAAACTGTTGGTACAGATCATTGGTATGATGTTGAACAAGATACATCAGTTAGACATAATGTTCCGAAAATTAGGCGAACATACAGAACAGATACATTTAATCAAGAATGGAATTTTGTTAAAGAAGCCTTTTAAACAAAGTAGAAATATACTGAGAAAGTTAGGCATGATAACTATAATATCCTTTGTAATAttggaatatttatatgTGATAAAACTTCTATACAATAAATAAGTACATAcctaaatataaaatactCGTTAATTGCCTATAAGTTGATGCTaataattacaaattttaaGATGTAACAGGAAGATGTTGTAGCTAAGTTCCCGGAACCCAGCTTGGTTCAATATCTCTTACATATTTGGCGTattctttaattcttttagtATCTTGCAAgtttgaattagaattgtCAATATGATAGAATAACTTAAAATTGCTTTCTTTTTGGTCTCCTTCATCTAAAATTGCTGAGAGATCAAGAACACCTGTACATCTTTGAAAATACCATTTATTTACAACATTATCCTTGCGGCTTCTCCAAACAATTTCATCTGGAAAatgtttaaatattaaattaaatattatatcaGATATACCCAAGGAGCCTTTTAGTTGTGGTAAGATTGCAAATTTATCAAGataaacaaatttattatccGTTGGGCCTTCATAAGTTAAAATTGCAACACCTTCGTAGTCgccaataacaataatggAAGCAATATTTCCGTTAATACGATTCAAATAATGTTCTAGGTCTAATGAGTGATTAAAACTGTTAtctaaaagatattttagcTTTGTTAAATTTAGTTTATCACTGTCTGTAGATCGATTTTCTATAGCTCTGTCTTCCACATCAATATTTGCATCcgtttcattttcatttataaaTGACGATGGTAAACCAattgtattattagaatGCAGTGTTCTATAGCAAAATGAATTGATATCAATTCCTCTTTTGAAGACTGTTGTTACACTAATAGAATCTACACTCTTCATATGAGTTGTATTAATGTTTATCcttttattaaagtttatattgtttacatctataatattatcagagttttcatattcttcatttgaCTCTTTCCAAAACTCagtttcaatttcttcgTTTAATATCGATAATAGGGATGGTactttacttttatttggAACAGATTTAAAGCGAGgtaaagatgatgaaatcAAAGATCTGTCAGTGATCAAGTTATAAACCAATGGATTTGTCTTGTCATATTGGGTTGACGCAGCTTCTACAGTTGTAATAAGTCCTGTGGAATTTGGCAATAAATGTGATAATACAATATTCATCAGGGTTaagttttcaatattttcattattttcagaaATTACGTTTTGTACTATTTTTTGGATATGGAATGctttttcattcaaatctttataattagttaaattttctatttttaaatagttATTTTGTGCAATTAAACTTGCATTTAAAGCTTGAAACTCTTGAGATAGATTAATAAAGACATGAGAATTTGCCTTCCTTTCATCAGATGGTATCCCACcaattttgtttaaaatgaaaaatttatcaattgtgGGCATTGAGTCACCTTTGCATacatcatcaaataatttatacaAATCCCCAATCATATATCTAGTACTTgttatttcattatatgCAAAGGGTTTGATAATTGGTACAAAGTTTGAAAACGCAGAATCAAACAATTCTCTTCTTTCAGAtagaattgaatttgatgaaccatcaattttaaatttaatagcTTCATTCAAATGTAAAGGTTCTAGTTCAGCTCTTGTTACCAGAGCATCTAATATTTCAGAATGATGGTTGATATTATTGGAAGGTGgaataatacaaattgGCTTCAAACCTAGCATGTttagtttattaataattaaagcTAATGAattcaattgtttaatttttaagtTTGAAAGTGAAcgaataaataaaagacaaaaattTGTTACAGAACcaacatttttatattttgttaaataGTCTTTTGCTTCACGTTTAGTAGCAGTAGTATTTAATACCGATAGAATAAGTCTCTTATATGAAGCATTTGGCTGTTCATGAGTTAAAGTTTTCCAGATTGGGGGTTTCCACATACACAGTTTTTATAAATCAGTGGCTTTTTTAAAGGAATTTATAGTGGATTGATGATATTTACCGATAACACTTGTCTGTTAATTTCACTCGAATAATTTTTCGCCAGTATTGGTAGGGACGTCAAGTAATTGATATTGTATTATGTGtatatttctaattgtGATGACTGTGTTACTAActttatttctaatatcaTCAAGTTAATTGGTAGAGAATTAAGATTCAAGTCTcaatgaattgaaataacCTTCTGGTGAATACtaataatcaattgaatacGTATATGCAGAACAAATATCAAGAGCATTAATAAAGCACCCAATACTAAGTCTCTAATAAAGGATATAaaactatatatattatctaCACCTTGATGTTCTATGTATATATTCCGGCAAAAATGGAAATGTgacaacaaaaaaattattttatattaaagtTTACTAGATTCAGGTTATGAGTCAGAtcaattttggaaaattttgatGGTTCCTTAATAatttgttgaaaaatttttttgagaaattttttttgagaAAATTTAGCCGACagaaaaattttacaagTTTCGGAAATTCTATTGAAGAATGAATGGCACAAAggcaaaaaatttaatatttttaaaatagatAGATACTGGATTTACATCTTTAGATTTACAAATTTGGCATTTAGTGTCGAAGCTTACAAACTGTATCACTCTATTCTAAAGGGTATTGAAATTCTACCTGGTATATAACTATATAAAcgtttatttaaaaatgcaTCCATACTATGAAGATagtataaaaaatatcatacTGTCAGAGCTGTGGCATTATGTGTCATAGTTATAGTTTTGTGTTAATAGCTAATAAAGCATAAATTTAGTCATATATGTGGCTTTTtacaacaactaataacaacttaatataataaataatccagCATGCATTAAGCATACGTGGCCTCACCACTAAAAATACCCAAGTAGTGATATTAATAAGGTATTAGGATGTGATagattcaattttaatatcagaccATCAATTCGTTAATGGTGAATCTGTTCATTTTTTGGAGTATATATTACCACGAAAAGATCCCAAAAGTTTATAACTTTTCATTGTATAtcctgtatatattatatattcccttTCGAAAGAAGTAAGGAGATTTTTctatactaataatataaaaattatttaaacagATTACTTAACTAAGATTTTAACTATGAgtaacaatattttgaacagttCGACGGCTGGTCACATACCATTCTTACTATTATAGAAgtgtttatatttaattcttgaCAGAGGGACTATACACTTTAGtgttgaaatatttcattatgtCCCATTTTTTCCTGCTTTAATAACTAGTTGTTTATGTTTTTAACGAGAATTATTCATTTGatgttttttaaattttattgaaaattaaataaatactaaaaaattgtaattgatATGTTGTcgagaaaaatttaaaaataataataaagtgAATATCAATGACGAAAGTATAAAGGTAATGTTGAGTGTTGTACTCAAGTATGCTTccaaatttgaattctaAACCATGtaattcttattattaattaccCTTCACgtgaataatttttaccttatggaagaagaattccgaaggtaaaaaaaaaatactggagtataaaaaatggtaaaatTTGAGacatattattaaaacggaattcttgattttgaatagattatcattttatttatttttattagatataGTAAAAGAATtcgaaaatattattggcTGAAAATCTCAGGAAAATCTTATCGATTATTGTACCAAAATAGTAATTTTCAGATTTTCaccaaaatatatatatcccTTATTTTCGAAGTTTACCCTTAACAAAGAGtcaacaacaataaaatactgatttttattttttcattacaagaagatatttttattcaaaaatattatatatccTGCTCGAAATATTCTTCTCAATTGAAGTGACATATTGATACCAACACTACAAAAATGACACGTAAGTTCATCACCACTTTAACTTTAACATCCATTATAGCCTCTCTAGGCTCTGCAGGTATCCTACCAGAAATTGCCCAAGAAGCTTTTAATTTACCAATCGAAGAAAATATCCCTGATGCTATTGATTTTGGTAGACAATATACTCATCATTCTAATGATGGCGACTTCTTAGCAGCTTTTAAACCACATATTCCTTATTGGTTAAAACCAATGGTTGACTCTGAAAAACTACAGAGCAAGATTGAATTAGAGGATTTGAATTCAACTGCTTGGGAGTTATATGATATCGCAACCCattctgaaaaaaaatatggaCATCCTACTCGTGTTATAGGTTCACCGGGTCATTGGGATACAATCCGTTTTATCTTAGAACAGTTCGAAGATATGAGAGATTACTACGATGTTTCATTACAAACTTTCAAAGCCTTGAGTGGCAGgataaattcttttaatttatctgaATCCAAATCTGGCGAAAactttccaaatatttcagGCTTTTCCCTATCTCCTCCCGTTAAACCATTTGTTGGAAAACTAGTGGAAATTCCAAATCTAGGTTGTAGTGAAGCTGATTTTGAAGCTGTAGAACCACCTTCTAACTCTGGAGTTAAGCAAATTGCATTAATTGAAAGAGGTTTATGCCCATTTGGTGACAAGAGTAAATTAGCAGGTAAGTTTGGCTTCCATGCCGCTGTTATTTATGACAATGACCCAAACGCCACTGATGGCTTACATGCTACTTTAGGAAAACCAAATAAGAATACTGTCGCTACCATTGGTGTTCCATTTGAATTAGGTAGAACATTTATTGATAACATTTATGCTGATCCCGATTACTCCTTATATTTCGCTATGGATTCTTAcgttgaaaatattaaaactaaaaacATTATTGCTGAAACAAGACATGGTGATGGAAACAACATTGTTGCTTTAGGTGCTCATTCTGATTCTGTTGAAGAAGGCCCAGGCattaatgatgatggtTCTGGTACTATTTCTTTATTGACCGTTGCTAAACAATCAACTCATTTCAAGATTAACAATAAGGTTCGTTTTGCTTGGTGGTCTgctgaagaagaaggtTTATTGGGTTCCAATTATTATGCTTACCATTTATctgaaaaggaaaataaaaaaattagactTTTCATGGATTATGACATGATGGCCTCTCcaaattatgaaaatgaaatttatgatgctaataatattgataatccAAAAGGCTCTGAAGAATTAAGAGATTTATACATTGATTTCTATAAACAAAGAGGTCTAAATTATACTTTAATCCCATTTGACGGTAGATCTGACTATGTTGGTTTCATTGAAAACGGTATCCCAGCTGGTGGTATTGCTGCTGGTGCTGAAAAGGATAATGTATTCAATGGTGGTGTTCTAGATAAATGCTACCATTTATTATGTGATGATGTATCAAATCTAAACTGGGAGGCATTCTTAACAAATACCCAATTAATTGCCCATTCAGTTGCTACTTACGCTAAATCACTCAAAGGATTCCCAGAAAGAGAATCTAAGAATGAAACTGCCTCTATCTCCGCCTTGAAAACAACTccattattcaaatatcaaGGTAATGCTTTAGTTATTTAATCATTTGTTTTccttttctaaaaatatttttctgcTCTTTcctatttattttttaaccttattaaattattttc
This DNA window, taken from Henningerozyma blattae CBS 6284 chromosome 3, complete genome, encodes the following:
- the ARG2 gene encoding acetyl-CoA:L-glutamate N-acetyltransferase (similar to Saccharomyces cerevisiae ARG2 (YJL071W); ancestral locus Anc_1.301), whose product is MWKPPIWKTLTHEQPNASYKRLILSVLNTTATKREAKDYLTKYKNVGSVTNFCLLFIRSLSNLKIKQLNSLALIINKLNMLGLKPICIIPPSNNINHHSEILDALVTRAELEPLHLNEAIKFKIDGSSNSILSERRELFDSAFSNFVPIIKPFAYNEITSTRYMIGDLYKLFDDVCKGDSMPTIDKFFILNKIGGIPSDERKANSHVFINLSQEFQALNASLIAQNNYLKIENLTNYKDLNEKAFHIQKIVQNVISENNENIENLTLMNIVLSHLLPNSTGLITTVEAASTQYDKTNPLVYNLITDRSLISSSLPRFKSVPNKSKVPSLLSILNEEIETEFWKESNEEYENSDNIIDVNNINFNKRININTTHMKSVDSISVTTVFKRGIDINSFCYRTLHSNNTIGLPSSFINENETDANIDVEDRAIENRSTDSDKLNLTKLKYLLDNSFNHSLDLEHYLNRINGNIASIIVIGDYEGVAILTYEGPTDNKFVYLDKFAILPQLKGSLGISDIIFNLIFKHFPDEIVWRSRKDNVVNKWYFQRCTGVLDLSAILDEGDQKESNFKLFYHIDNSNSNLQDTKRIKEYAKYVRDIEPSWVPGT
- the TBLA0C02680 gene encoding uncharacterized protein (similar to Saccharomyces cerevisiae YBR284W and YJL070C; ancestral locus Anc_1.302); protein product: MIELQDTIYTQDNNKIDNNEEYHHNHHINGNRRFRDVQRRPSLLFDSYEDNVILPGIKQLSLQDRYNSNQSINKEQENAEEEKKLAEFINQKEIFASTHKKNLEHENINNSKPLKVQSDKSKLSIDDLDMISLKTSFDKQMLLGSPMYTFQPNPNTILPSSGNGSSDMSSSTPNESLINLSTSTVSSADNNAAFQMDDDPVFREMLKNKFKKNNSLDINPFEKIALLRNKYIINSLQDSEDNIKYDIDNWFMYPKPLPKFWKFEKDKRFQDLNLKKALFHKQQFDDDSNYDLAKIPSDNSSVDGYTNVVNDDSQWNLIKTTSGTLIDNIDKGFYLPSKYDDGNQFFESTSYGAKFQKHKLFGSKHYTGEYFDLDHYNDRLRYHNIALETNSKLKQKIKLKKSILQIPTFNDFKKDFRYIIEMIQSHDINSIAERRLTYLLDKFELFQHLNVKSEILQNKQVPYRDFYNTRKVDRNLLLSGCISQKQLNEFIWDKLNSEPNRIVFKNNFNEQFTLQEIFSIGCKENENPLSLGLKIIDDYFLEWYRDVYLLTLHLFSNTNFNISHLSKRFKPLHIRYLLLTHIFLEFDNFMEGEYLAELFIKNVIHILEKNKYHLAQISVDFQFYENKEMINELDDKKFINHENNWWTKFSHWVLRWNLVSYNIRWNVQLSRNYTKLFKKKLVNNFRDYLNLIFKPLFSEKNINDTKLQFFLSTVCSIDLLVEHSDDYIWKDFTSSDVKPKDWVANGDNPPIAYYMYYVYENLARLNLQRYSRFQNNIELRSGSSSLNNRTSQFGEDLYFSDHVEALACNILLCNGGMLKAHPVWNAPPSIQYLYYLLQIPLVASPLSSVSLKYNQPLRLEDNYLYSNMEDLNEVGVENENFEAIESSLTYSPKMKSRGYKDSATRDITSTEQSSYSKNPFMKMFQIGMQVGLSCKSVLDNSSYTQEPIMEEYSVAASIYLLNAADLCELSRTSVICSGFDGWYKRHWIGVSINSTRFLDQTVGTDHWYDVEQDTSVRHNVPKIRRTYRTDTFNQEWNFVKEAF
- the APE3 gene encoding aminopeptidase Y (similar to Saccharomyces cerevisiae APE3 (YBR286W); ancestral locus Anc_1.298); the encoded protein is MTRKFITTLTLTSIIASLGSAGILPEIAQEAFNLPIEENIPDAIDFGRQYTHHSNDGDFLAAFKPHIPYWLKPMVDSEKLQSKIELEDLNSTAWELYDIATHSEKKYGHPTRVIGSPGHWDTIRFILEQFEDMRDYYDVSLQTFKALSGRINSFNLSESKSGENFPNISGFSLSPPVKPFVGKLVEIPNLGCSEADFEAVEPPSNSGVKQIALIERGLCPFGDKSKLAGKFGFHAAVIYDNDPNATDGLHATLGKPNKNTVATIGVPFELGRTFIDNIYADPDYSLYFAMDSYVENIKTKNIIAETRHGDGNNIVALGAHSDSVEEGPGINDDGSGTISLLTVAKQSTHFKINNKVRFAWWSAEEEGLLGSNYYAYHLSEKENKKIRLFMDYDMMASPNYENEIYDANNIDNPKGSEELRDLYIDFYKQRGLNYTLIPFDGRSDYVGFIENGIPAGGIAAGAEKDNVFNGGVLDKCYHLLCDDVSNLNWEAFLTNTQLIAHSVATYAKSLKGFPERESKNETASISALKTTPLFKYQGNALVI